One region of Rhodocaloribacter litoris genomic DNA includes:
- a CDS encoding ABC transporter permease, whose translation MHKIWIVLKSEFRRRVRTKWFILTTLLGPVALVAFFAIVGVVAVSSMEDGGRIVAVVDETGRLLPRLLVEPEDGLRLVAVEGPADSVRAAVMAGQYDGYLRIPAGVIEGAGEVIYYSPEGGGLGIFQSRLERLVREAVEQERLAARNVPPEVLEILRARVPVRMVRLTEAGETAGSTGAYVVIGFIMGFLIYMAMLIYGSVVMQGVIEEKTSRVVEVIVSSVRPFHLLMGKVLGIGAMGLVQMVVWALIILAGTMFSGTLLALFLDPAAFDLPDDASQRELLAAANFTVPQLSPDVFVWFVLFFLVGYLLYASLFAAIGSAVEQQQDAQSLLFPVMMPLILSIVFIQPVIEAPNSTLALVLSMVPFFSPIPMVVRVAVTEVPFWQVSLSFLLLLGTFVASIWVSARIYRVGILMYGKKPGLKDLLRWIRYA comes from the coding sequence ATGCACAAGATCTGGATCGTTCTCAAGAGTGAGTTCCGGCGGCGCGTTCGGACGAAATGGTTCATCCTGACGACGTTGCTCGGCCCGGTTGCGCTGGTCGCTTTTTTCGCGATCGTCGGGGTGGTGGCGGTCTCCTCCATGGAGGACGGCGGCCGCATCGTCGCCGTGGTTGACGAGACGGGGCGGTTGCTGCCCCGGCTGCTGGTCGAGCCGGAAGACGGGTTGCGTCTGGTCGCCGTCGAAGGGCCGGCGGATTCGGTTCGGGCCGCCGTGATGGCGGGGCAGTACGACGGCTACCTGCGCATCCCCGCCGGGGTGATCGAGGGTGCCGGTGAGGTGATCTACTACTCACCCGAGGGGGGTGGGCTCGGGATTTTCCAGAGCCGGTTGGAACGCCTCGTGCGCGAGGCCGTCGAGCAGGAGCGGCTGGCCGCCCGCAACGTGCCGCCCGAGGTGCTCGAGATCCTGCGGGCCCGTGTGCCGGTGCGCATGGTCAGGCTGACCGAGGCCGGCGAGACGGCCGGGAGCACGGGCGCCTACGTCGTCATCGGCTTCATCATGGGCTTCCTCATCTACATGGCCATGCTCATCTACGGCTCGGTGGTGATGCAGGGGGTGATCGAGGAGAAGACGAGCCGGGTGGTGGAGGTGATCGTCTCGTCGGTGCGGCCGTTCCATCTGCTCATGGGGAAGGTGCTCGGCATCGGTGCCATGGGGCTCGTGCAGATGGTGGTGTGGGCGCTGATCATCCTGGCGGGTACGATGTTTTCCGGCACCCTCCTGGCCCTCTTCCTGGATCCGGCTGCGTTCGACCTGCCCGACGACGCCTCGCAGCGGGAACTGCTGGCGGCGGCCAACTTCACCGTGCCGCAGCTCTCGCCGGACGTGTTCGTGTGGTTCGTGCTTTTCTTTCTGGTCGGCTACCTGCTCTACGCCAGCCTCTTTGCCGCCATCGGTTCGGCGGTCGAGCAGCAGCAGGACGCCCAGTCGCTGCTTTTTCCGGTGATGATGCCCCTCATCCTCTCGATCGTCTTCATCCAGCCCGTCATCGAGGCGCCGAACTCGACGCTGGCGCTGGTGCTGTCGATGGTGCCGTTTTTCTCCCCGATCCCGATGGTGGTGCGGGTGGCCGTCACCGAGGTGCCCTTCTGGCAGGTGTCGCTTTCCTTCCTGCTGTTGCTCGGCACCTTCGTCGCCTCCATCTGGGTCAGCGCCCGTATCTACCGCGTCGGTATCCTGATGTACGGCAAGAAGCCGGGCTTGAAGGACCTCCTCCGGTGGATCCGCTATGCCTGA
- a CDS encoding DUF4290 domain-containing protein, translated as MTIYREKIVDRQVGRNAELFAQAIGQLETAEARYPYLRILISIIEQAHPEWNQAPQKDRQIAHLIMRMSKGTLDLNEVAEVVRVRDEERGFFYD; from the coding sequence ATGACGATCTATCGCGAGAAAATCGTCGACCGGCAGGTCGGCCGCAATGCCGAGCTCTTCGCCCAGGCCATCGGCCAGCTCGAGACGGCGGAAGCACGCTACCCCTACCTCCGCATCCTCATCAGCATCATCGAACAGGCGCATCCGGAGTGGAACCAGGCCCCGCAGAAGGACCGGCAGATCGCGCACCTCATCATGCGCATGAGCAAGGGCACGCTCGACCTGAACGAGGTGGCCGAGGTCGTGCGTGTGCGCGATGAGGAGCGGGGCTTTTTCTACGACTGA
- a CDS encoding ABC transporter ATP-binding protein, whose protein sequence is MLLSVENVTKRYGDLVAVDHVSFTARPGRILGLLGPNGAGKTSTIRMIAYITVPDAGRVLLDGRPVGPWSQQRMGYLPEERGLYKKMKVGEQLLYLAELKGLTRAGARDRIRYWLDRFGARDWENRKTETLSKGMQQKIQFIATILHDPDLVILDEPFGGLDPINADLLQEVILELKEKGRTILFASHRMEQVEQLCDDICLISKGAIVLQGPLREVKRRFGRDTVLLDFEGDDAFLDRLVAEGCVRINVRSRNHAELRLLDGTPPRRVLEAAMASVDEVSRFEVVEPPMREIFVSVVTRQQGAAEARAVAVDPLAGGEA, encoded by the coding sequence ATGTTGCTTTCCGTCGAAAACGTGACGAAGCGCTACGGGGACCTCGTGGCGGTCGATCACGTCTCCTTCACCGCACGCCCGGGTCGCATCCTGGGCTTGCTCGGGCCCAACGGGGCGGGTAAGACCTCGACGATCCGCATGATCGCCTACATCACCGTGCCCGACGCGGGGCGGGTGCTGCTCGATGGACGTCCCGTGGGGCCGTGGAGCCAGCAGCGGATGGGGTACCTGCCCGAAGAACGCGGCCTCTACAAAAAGATGAAGGTGGGCGAGCAACTGCTCTACCTGGCCGAGCTCAAAGGCCTCACCCGGGCCGGCGCCCGCGACCGCATCCGCTACTGGCTCGACCGGTTCGGAGCACGGGACTGGGAGAACCGGAAGACCGAGACCCTCTCGAAGGGGATGCAGCAGAAGATCCAGTTCATCGCCACCATCCTGCATGATCCGGACCTCGTCATCCTGGACGAACCCTTCGGCGGCCTCGACCCGATCAATGCGGACCTGTTGCAGGAGGTGATCCTGGAGCTGAAAGAGAAAGGGCGGACGATCCTCTTTGCCTCCCACCGCATGGAACAGGTCGAGCAGCTCTGCGACGACATCTGCCTCATCTCGAAAGGAGCAATCGTCTTGCAGGGGCCGTTGCGCGAGGTCAAACGCCGCTTCGGGCGGGATACCGTGCTGCTCGACTTCGAGGGCGACGATGCTTTCCTCGACCGGCTGGTCGCCGAGGGGTGCGTGCGCATCAACGTCCGGAGCCGCAACCACGCCGAGCTCCGGCTGCTCGACGGTACACCCCCCCGGCGCGTGCTCGAGGCCGCGATGGCCTCGGTCGATGAGGTTTCGCGCTTCGAGGTCGTCGAGCCGCCGATGCGCGAGATCTTCGTCTCCGTCGTCACACGGCAGCAGGGCGCCGCCGAGGCCCGGGCCGTCGCGGTCGATCCCCTGGCCGGCGGCGAGGCGTGA